GCATGTATGCATCATTGTGGGGCTTGCAATTGCCTAAATTAAGCATATTTTGGCTGAACATTTGTTTGAATGCAGATTTGTGTGTCGCACCGAACCTCAAACCTGTCAAGtcagaaaggtcaaatttcACTCAAGTGCTGTCTGAATTTCGCGTTTccaaaaattcatttcatgtgTTGCCCTaagttttaaaaacactttttgaaAGCTTGGAGAATGCTCTTTAATGTGGATTGTCTTTTGCTGTTTGAAACTAGGTACCGGGAGTGATTTTAGGCCTTTAAATTTCGAGACAATTTTGCGGGCATTAAACCTTCAAAATTTGGCAAGTGtttaaaaatgtgtaaaataattTAGTCCCGATCAGTTCAAGCAAATGTCCACTTAAAATGTGTGTTAACATCCGTTTAGTATGATAAGAAGCTTTTTGGGTTGAATAATATTTGAATTAGATTCAAATCGAGCTGTTTTCGTAGCCCGGTCTCGGGCTTCGTAAAACCGGTTTGGTGAAGGCCGCCGTATCGCAAAAATATTTATCGGATGAAACTAAAATTTATATTTCCATGAATAGAGTACCTAGGGTAGTCTACAGAATTTTGATAATTCCCACCCATGGTCGATATTTACAGACATCCCCTCTTAATTACTTGTTTCGATAAATCGTCCCTAATTGAAATTGCTATTGTTATCTTAAACTTTGAATGTTTTTCGCTTAAGTTTCGATCATTGATtgaaacaacatggcggacgcATTTTTATGAACTTTGCTTCTCATCGTATTTATATACCTCTTCTGGACTCAACAATGGCAAGTAACAGAGAATCGTTCATCTAACATAGATTACAGAGGACACAACAAAGGCTTTAAGACGAATTCTTCACTCAGGCAGCAATTTTAAACTCACTTTTTTACACCACGTGGAATTACATCATGGCCTACTGTCAAAAGGAAATTCGGCTCTCGACGTATAGGCTACTACCCCAACAGCTCATCCAGCTTTAAGCCAATGTTACTTCTTTTAAGAGCTGGAGATGTGGAACGAAACCCGGGAGATAAGCGTGTATGCTCGACATGCCAAAGGGCGATTGCAATGAAACACCGCTCACTTATATGTTCCTTATGCAGTAGCAGTTACCACATCAACTGTAGCGGGATTTCCACTAAACAATTTCGAAACCTTCATGCTAGCACACAGTTTCAAAAACTATGGCCGATATGCAATCACTGTCATTGGTCAACGTTGCCTTTCTCGACTACGATCTCCGAAGAACTGATCAACTTGTTCTTGGATCATGATCAAGCTGCACTGGAATTAAATATATCTGACATAAACAACTCTTCTTCGTCGTCCAGCGAATCGCCGATGGAATGGTTCGCTGCTAAAGTCAATGGTTATTACAAAAATAACCTGAAGATTGGCCATCTAAATATCAACAGCATCTTTGGGAAATCGGACGAAGTAGTAAACCTCCTTGAAAAATGTGCCTTTGACATTCTTTTTATTAGCGAAAGCAAgattagcctgcgagcaggctctccgAGGGACTGGGCCTGGGGTAGAAGGAGAGCCTGCCCGCACGGCATTGAATTTTGAATGCCGCGTCCAAATTTTGGACGCAAAATACTGATTGGCTGAAATTAATTGCTCGATGACGTCAAAGCAATGTCAGCTTCCGGTGTAAGAGACGAGCAAAATGGTTGACAGGGATGCATTGTTGCGGAAAGCAGTTGATAAACTTTGCGATTCTACGGCGAGTTTGAAGGTGGAACAGCGCGATGCAGTGGTTTCCTTGTTAGATGGACACGACGTCCTCGCTGTCTTGCCAACGGGATTCGGGAAGAGTTTGATTTTCCAAGCCTTTGTACTTGCGGCCGAAATGGAACGAGAGCAACTTCAAACAGCGTTAGTGCTCTGTCCCTTGCAGAGTATCATCAATGACCAGATTTCCGAGGCCAGGAATATGGGTCTTTCAGCATCATCGGTTGCCGATCTATCCTTGGAGGAGTTGAAATCTTTAAAATGTCAACTACTGTTTGGTTCAGCAGAAAAGGTGTTAGAAGAACGATTGTTAAATGTCCTGAAAGACAACTGTTCTTCGATTCACCAACATTTGGCAGCAATTGTAATCGACGAGTCACACACAGTGCATATGTGGACAGGGAAAAGGTATATCCTCATTACGAGATTCAGTTTAGCTGATTTATGGCTTAAAttgctaattttctttttacaacCACCAGGTCAGGGAACAAAACAAGCACCAGTGCTTTTCGTGAGGCGTTTGGCCGATTGTCAACTCTACGATCATTCTGTCAACAAGGTAAGAAAGGAAACCTTTTTGCTTGCTATAATTTCAACCCAATGCAAAGATTGTCGCCATAGCTAAAGATTTTCTTGTTGGTTTTATCTTTGGCGAGGAGAAGACGTTGTGGGATTGATCATGTCTGAAAATCTGTTCacagaaaaattgatttttggcATTGGCATGCATGCACCCTATTCGTTGTCATGAAAATGCATCACTATTTTTCTTGTTCCACTTCACCATCTTTGTATTCGGATACAAAGAAAAAGTATAACATTGTTCCTTACTAAATTGCTTACATTGATTCAAGGGACACTCGTCCTGGCAATAACTGGCACTGCAGATGATAGAACACAGGACGTAATCATTAAGCAGTTGGGGATGAAACATGTCCACAAGATCTATGTTAGCCCAAACCGACCTAATCTCAGGATTTTCAGTTGTCAAGAGCAAGAAGGAAATGCGTTTCAAGCACTTGGCGTGGCTTGTTAGTTTACTGAAAGAAAAAGGCATTTACACCCCGAAGACGATAATATTTTGCAATGGAACATTAACAGACATTGCTGTTGTATTAAACAATCTTTTGCTTGAGTTAGGTAAGTCAGCATATTCTCCATGTGATGATCAGTCATCCGATAACTGTCTTATCGGAATTTACTACTCTTTAACATTGCACAAGTACAAAGATCGAATTATTAAATCATTTAAAGGAGAAGGAAAGAAGAGGGTGGTTATTGCAAGTACTGCACTTAGTATGGGAGTTAATTTCCCTGATGTGAGATATGTGATTCACTGGGGACCTGCACGCAACTTGTTGGACTATCATCAAGAATCTGGCCGTGGGGAAAGAGATGGTAAGCAAACACAAGTGTTGACCATATACTATGGACAACAAGTCAGTTTCTGTGAACAGGATGTAAAGAATTTTCTTCAAACAGATGGTTGTTACCGCACAGAAGCCTATAagcttttgataaaaaaatcCAGCCACATCAACCTGGGCATGATTGTTGTAAGAATTGTGCACAAACATGCAGTTGCTTGGACACAGGCTGTAATGTAACAGCTCCTGCATTTGAAAGGGAACCAGAAGCCACTGCAGAACAACCATGCATGACTCGGccaatttctttaaaagatagGGAGGACTTGCGTGATGCTTTGAATGAGGTTATGGAGATGATTGTCCCAACTTTGAATTTGTTCAGTAAAAACATTTCTCATGGCTATGCTAATGATATAGTGGAGGGACTTGAAAAGAACGCCCACAGCATATTTACAGTATTGGATGTTACAGAGTGTACACCCTTGTTTTCTGTTCAGCATGCTTTAAAAATTCTTGAAGTATTTAATGAAGTATTTGAGGATATACCTAACCTTGAAATTATGGTGGAACTTTTTGGGAGGCAAATTGAACCAAAGTTCCCACTACCAGTGGAATACACATTTGATGAGACTGACTCAGACAGTCCTTCATTTGAGACAGAAGATGACTTCATGTAAAGTTAATGGATTACACACCTTCTGAATAAGTGTTATTTCTAAATTTCTGTTAATTACAATTTAGGTAAGAACCTGTTTAGGCCACATTTTAAAATGGAGGGTTCTTAGGGTTTGGGCTATTatgtattataattattcaaCTTCCAGTAACTCCTAGAAGACACCACATGTGCTAGCATCTGTTTACAATACAGCCAAAGTTTAAAGTATTAATCTGCCTTTTCATACATGGACTTCCAAATTGTCTTCTTATCAGACATCCATGAATGGAGATCTCGGTAGTCAAGATTTATAATGCTGCTAGGAAAATCTGGAAATGACGGGTGACCATCTCTACCAGGGGTGAACTTAAAGGCTTTGATTTGCATTAAATCTGAAACTACTTGCACGACTGCTTGTGTGTTATTTCCTTTTGATCTATATCCTTTGTGCTGGTGTAAGCCACAATCATTGTCAATTGACTGAAGCAGCCTCTGCAAATTTTCTGGAGTTTCTGCTGTACGTGATGCACTTGTTTCATTTAAGTTTGACCCAAGTGCCCTCTAGATAGTTTTCAGAACTTTGTGAAGCTGCTCTTTCTTTGACACCTTTTATAAAAGTACTGTAATTTTCTTGAACAAATCCATACCATCAACTTTTGTCATTCCAGACATCTCTAGGAATGCAGCACAGATATGACCCTCCACTTCACATTCATGAAAATCTTTATACTCATTGTACTTGTTATGTGGACCAGGTGAtgcatttgtttttcttgttctaTTAATACTTGCTTTTGTGGTCCCCAGTTCACCAGCTGACTCCTCTTTGTAGAACATTTTGTATTCCAGCTATGATTAAAAACAAGGAAGATAAACTTAGTTGATAGTAATAGTGCTAGTATTTTGCATGACAACACTGTGGCCTTGCTTCTGCTCTTGAACAATGCACGTAGATACTTTTGGAACCAAGCACTGTCCTAACATTGTGATAGTAATAAACAGTTTGTTATACACTTTACATGTGAAGGCATTACCCTCACTGACTACTAGAGAGACTTCAAAAAATTGTTGCAATAGGTATTGCTATGGCTCCCATAAATACGTTACTCCCATTTACCTCATACAAGTTAACCTTTGCATGCCAGTCAGCAAACTCAGGGTGGAGTCCTTCAAGCCGGTCAAATTCATTGTCTCCATCCTTGaaagtgcctataacatttCTTGCACGCTCCTCAAACAGTTGATCACCATGGAAAGGGATGGATGTGATGACCTGTTTTGATTCCCCATCACCACTGCATGGAACATAAAGTTCTTGGTTTTTCATGAGCAACTGGGCCATCTCACCAGCTATATTAGGGTTGAAGAACTCCATACCAAGACAACACTAGTCAGCAAAATAAGTTTAATCGTCAGTTAATGACCCCTTTGAATATTGAGACAGTttatttttcatcttgtttGGCCTTTGATCATGAGCATCTTAATGGCAAATTTCTGGTTAGTTGTATCATGCAGTATCATATTAACCATATTATGAAGTATAAGTTATTACATTCTAATTTAATATTGTGGCCAAGTACTTACCATTTCGGACTTTTTAGATGCTTCAGCAGAGAATGGGTGAGGTATGTGTTTGATCACAACACTTCGCAAGGATTGAAATTCATTGAGGTGTGTGGTAACTGCTCGACTGACAATTATGGCCCAAGTCTTCTTTAATCTTGCTGAAACCTCAGGAGTTGGCAAGAGATCCATCAACTGCAACTGGTCAAGGCTTTTCTGTGCTTTGATCACACTGTCTTTAATGGCATACTGGTGAGTCCAGTGGATTGACTGGTTACTGCGATCTTTTGTTTGGACCCTGGCTCGGATTTCATGGTCAATATTGTCACCAACCAACCTGTAAATATATCATAATGAAATTAAGCAAGCATGAGGTAAAGATGGCTGAAAAATGGCCTACTTCTTTTTTGCAATATAAAAATCTAACTAGTGAACGAAGGAAATACACAACTATCCACACTGAAACTTGATCCATAAAGAATTTACTATGTGTTTAAAGAGGATTCCTTTTTCTTGGTACACACAAGCCTTCGTGTGGTGGTGCATGTGAAGATGACAAAGTAATTATTCCTAAGCTTGTTCACTGATCTTTTCCTGTTAATGTACACCACCTACTGGGCCAGGGCACCTGTATACACATATGTCAGATGATATTTGGGGTTTCAAGTTCATACACCAAGAACCTCAAAGCATGCAGAATATTGTAGTTACTTTTGaatgttgaaaatattttttttgtacttACTTAAAAAAAGTTGAACCTCGTGTGATGACTTATGACTTGCTTTAGAACGGCACTAGAGACAAAATTGACATTCATCTTTGCTTTCTCTGCACCAAACGCTTGAGGCGAAAAGTGTTGGTAGCACTTTAATTTATCTTCACTGACATCTATCACATGCAGCCCTTCGTCGTCCGTGTTTTCAGGGCATTGTTTTCCTTCAATTTCCCTCAATAGAGCCAAAGTTTCTAGTGGTTTCTCTTCCAGTGCCTTTTTGTAACACAGCACTTTCGAGTCAAAGTTTTCTCCCAAATTATGCTGAAGATGCAACACCCTGTCTGGAGACATGCAAATTCCCAAATGGTTTAAACGAATCAAATCTTGATGAGACACTCCAATATGACACAGGAAACTCGGTAGGCTAGAGCAGACATGGTGTTATTACGAACACGAGCAGTTACAGAGCTGGGGAGTGCCATAGAGTTTACTGCGAAATCTTGGATCTCATCGATTTCCTTCAAATCCACACCACTCGCTCCGCTAACACAAGAACTCCAAAATGGGCACCTTTCGATTAACTCCCTAACAAATGAAACACTCGAGAATGCAATTAGGTCTTCTGTTGAACGACCTTTCAACATTGAATCGGCGGAGCTATATTCTTTAAATTCAGTGTTAAGGCTGCGCCATAATGACTTCAAGATTTCCGGTCTTAATCGAGGATGCTTGAATACAATATTTGCGACTACTTGCAAATTATTTAGAGCCACATTCTTGATGAGAAGAATATCTTCGTTAAGAGAGGGTGTCTTGACATCTGTTCCTCCATTCGGCCACAGTATCAACACTTTTACCCATGTCTGTCCTGAACCAAGAATATCATCAATGTTGAGGTAAGCATCTTCATTTTGCTTGGCCAGATCATCGGAACTTGGCCATGGCTCAATTTCTTGGAATTCCTCCCCCAACGATTTTCGAAGTCGGCTTCCTCTCAACTTTTTAGTGTTCCCGTCGTAGTTTTCACGTGAAATCCTTGGAGCCTTTTTGACAAGGGGGCTTCGGTGAGGCGTCGAAACAGTTGTTGGAAGCCCTCTTTTAGTTCTAAAGGCTTGCGACTCATCATCACTCGCGACTTCTACCTCGACCTCTATTTCTTTGACGAACTGTAATTTGGGATTTGGAACATTGATCGTATCTCGTATAAAACTGAATCCTTCACATGTACGCCTTATTTTAGCTGCGCATGGTTTGCACAGTCTTTCGGAGAGAGAAGGAGATTTTTCTACGATGATTCCTATTTTGTTTAATTCGTGTGATAAAATCTCGCCTTCGATGCCTTTCTTCCCCGACGGACGAAATAAATTTTCCGTGGAAACAGACTTCCAAGAACTTCCATACAGTATTCTTAGTGCCGCTTTACAGCATCTACAATAGCTATTAGGACTTTCTGCGGAAGGCTTTTTTCCTTTACATACTTTTTGCGGAGTCTGTGCTTCGGCCATGGTAAACTGATTACCGGCACAGAAGGCGTTGTCAGTGTTTACATTCGTCTTTACTTCCGGTGCGCGCTGATTGGTGGGTTTCTGACAGCTCACTCAGAGGGGCGGCATTCAAAATTCAATGCCGTGCGGGCAGGCTCTCCTTCTACCCCAGGCCCAGTCCCTcggagagcctgctcgcaggctaaagCAAGATCGACGGATCTGTCTCTTCCACATTATTCGCTCATGCGGAATATCGTATTATACGAAAAGACAGGTAAAAAGGAGGCGGCGGATTATTAGTTTATATTAGATCGAATGTGACAGCCCGTGGACAAATCAAGCTGGAATCAGACGGGATAGAATCCATTTGCTTGGATGTAAAAGGATGTGCTAACAACTGGTTTCTAATATGTGCGTGTTATCGTTCTCCCGGAAAATGCAAAATCACTGAATTTATTCCGGCGTGTGCGACGGCAGCAGAGAAAATGTATGCTAAATGAAAGGAAATTTTGTTCATCAGACACTTTAATATGAACTTGCTCAAATCCTCTGATAATCCAAATGGCCCAAATAAAGATCTAACCAAATTCATGGAACAGTTCTGCCTCATTAACGTTATTCATGAGGCTACGAGAACAACTAATTATTCAAAAACTCTGCTTGACGTTGTTTTAACATCTCACCCTGAGAGATTAGCGAAGAGCGGAACTTTACAAGTGGGAATAAGTGACCACGACCTTATCTTTGTtattagaaaacaaaagatacCGAAGCCTAAAGCCAGAGCAATTGAGTTTAGAACACTGAAGAACTTGGACCAGAATGCATTCCTCGCTGATCTTAACAGGGCCCCATGGGACAGTTCTTACACCAATGACAACATTGACGATATTTGGTCACACTGGTCTGATCTATATGAACAAATGCTTGACGATCCCGCGCCGGTGAAACGTATAAAGCTCCGTAATAACCAGCTTCCATGGATTAGCCCAGATATCCAGATGCAAATCCACAAACGCAACCGCCTCTACAAAAAATTTCGTCGCACACCAACCGACTCAAACTGGTCCAACTACAAAGTTCAAAGGAATGCAGTTACAgctttaaagaaaaaagcaGTGAAAGATTTCTGCACCAATGCCGCCTCAACAAAATCATGTTCCGGtctgttttggaaaaaaatgaaaccacTTCTTTCAAATAACAACTCGAGCGGCGATAGTCTCAACGACATCTTCCTACTCGATAACGGAAAAGTAGCATCTAATCCCGGTGCCACACTAAATGAGTCCTTTGCTAACCCAAGAATCCCGCAATCAGTTTTAAATCTTTCCGAGGAAGTCTTTGCCGACCATCCGAGCATCGCGACTATCAAGAGTAAATTTAATCCGCTAAACTTCTCGTTTGCAGAAGCAAACTCGGAAACCATGACTGCCTATTTATCAAAAATAGAAGTAAAGAAATCAACCGGATATGATG
The nucleotide sequence above comes from Acropora muricata isolate sample 2 unplaced genomic scaffold, ASM3666990v1 scaffold_703, whole genome shotgun sequence. Encoded proteins:
- the LOC136906230 gene encoding recQ-like DNA helicase Blm gives rise to the protein MSTRSMLAQTDLISGFSVVKSKKEMRFKHLAWLVSLLKEKGIYTPKTIIFCNGTLTDIAVVLNNLLLELGKSAYSPCDDQSSDNCLIGIYYSLTLHKYKDRIIKSFKGEGKKRVVIASTALSMGVNFPDVRYVIHWGPARNLLDYHQESGRGERDGKQTQVLTIYYGQQVSFCEQDVKNFLQTDGCYRTEAYKLLIKKSSHINLGMIVVRIVHKHAVAWTQAVM